One window from the genome of Lycium ferocissimum isolate CSIRO_LF1 unplaced genomic scaffold, AGI_CSIRO_Lferr_CH_V1 ctg16130, whole genome shotgun sequence encodes:
- the LOC132042556 gene encoding uncharacterized protein LOC132042556, whose product MAPFEALYGRKCRLPIGWFDAFEVRPWGTDMLRESVDKVKVIQEKLLAAQSRQKEYADRKVQDLEFMVEEYHGDGSLIICWDSVLLDENLSYEEEPVAILDREV is encoded by the exons ATGGCTCCGTTCGAGGCACTATATGGGAGAAAGTGCAGGTtacctattgggtggtttgatgcattcGAAGTAAGACCTTGGGGTACTGATATGTTGAGAGAGTCTGTCGATAAGGTCAAGGTGATTCAAGAAAAGCTcttagcagctcagagtaggCAGAAGGAGTATGCAGATCGAAAGGTCCAGGATCTTGAATTTATGGTAGAGGA GTATCACGGTGATGGGTCCTTAATCATTTGTTGGGATTCAGTTCTGTTAGATGAGAACTTGtcctatgaggaggagcctgTTGCTATATTAGATAGGGAGGTG